Proteins from one Bartonella sp. HY328 genomic window:
- a CDS encoding ABC transporter permease: MIKLRRFLSLIYKEILQIIRDPSSIMIAFIFPILLLLIFGYGFSLDPNRMKIGIVDENPSALTKGLVASFNASQFFDIATGFDRRQLDDLLTIGHIKGIIIIPASFQNALAQGRLSDIQIIIDGSDPNTANFLKNYSEGLIATWSAQQGGLNPSIIIEPRFRFNPDVTSRFFLIPGSIAIIMALVGTLLTSLVVSREWERGTMEAIMATPVSMAEFLAGKLIPYFFLGLLSVSLCLLFATQLFHVPFRGSLTAFYLISSAFLIPALGQGLLISAISKNQFVASQIAILTGFLPAMLLSGFIFDIGSMPDWVQWITAIVPARYLIPSLQTIFLAGNIWHIFIMDILSLLLLGAVFFFLANKTTRKQIG; encoded by the coding sequence ATGATTAAATTACGACGATTTCTATCATTAATTTACAAGGAAATCTTACAGATCATACGTGATCCAAGTAGCATCATGATTGCATTCATTTTTCCAATTCTATTGCTATTAATCTTTGGCTACGGCTTTTCCCTTGACCCCAATCGTATGAAAATTGGTATTGTTGATGAAAACCCATCTGCATTAACCAAAGGTTTGGTTGCCAGTTTTAACGCATCGCAATTTTTTGACATTGCAACCGGTTTTGACCGGCGCCAATTGGATGATCTCTTAACTATTGGTCATATTAAAGGCATCATCATTATACCAGCGAGCTTTCAAAATGCCTTGGCGCAGGGAAGACTTAGTGACATTCAGATTATTATTGATGGTTCTGATCCCAATACAGCAAATTTTCTTAAAAATTATTCTGAAGGGCTAATTGCCACTTGGAGCGCCCAACAAGGCGGACTTAACCCATCAATCATTATCGAGCCAAGATTTCGTTTCAACCCTGATGTGACCAGTCGATTTTTTCTAATTCCAGGCTCTATTGCAATCATTATGGCGCTTGTTGGTACTTTACTCACCTCGCTTGTAGTATCACGCGAATGGGAACGCGGCACGATGGAGGCAATTATGGCAACCCCTGTTAGCATGGCCGAATTTTTGGCCGGAAAGCTTATTCCTTATTTTTTCCTCGGTCTTTTATCGGTTAGTCTTTGCCTCTTGTTTGCAACTCAGCTTTTCCATGTGCCCTTTCGCGGCTCTTTAACTGCTTTTTATCTTATTTCATCAGCCTTTCTTATTCCTGCCCTTGGTCAAGGCTTACTGATTTCAGCAATTTCAAAAAATCAGTTTGTTGCTTCACAAATTGCCATTTTAACCGGATTTTTACCCGCCATGCTTTTATCAGGTTTTATTTTTGATATTGGCTCTATGCCAGATTGGGTTCAATGGATCACGGCAATTGTACCAGCGCGTTATCTCATTCCATCGCTACAGACCATATTTTTAGCTGGCAATATTTGGCACATTTTTATTATGGATATCTTAAGTCTGCTGCTATTGGGGGCAGTTTTCTTTTTTCTTGCCAATAAGACCACAAGAAAGCAAATAGGATGA
- a CDS encoding ABC transporter permease, translating to MRAWLRIKALIIKELLAILHDRKSRFVLLGPPLFQLFIFSTAATLDVRNVDLAVLNYDSGYHSAEVIERIRAAKPTIRQIQPVNSFAEIDRLIDEQKIAGAVIFNNDFSRRIDQRLPGQVQLILDGRKSNTTQIVYGYLNEIINGINQEIAIERRILQKLPETKPLYWFNQNLVFQWFLVPNLVASIALLIGVSVTALSIARERENGTFDQLLVSPLKAHEILIGKTIPPMIIGFFQLCLFVAVALIVFHVPMRGSLIALLITGIIFLLAVAGIGLFISAMARTQQQAILGAFMFLVPAMLLSGFATPLENMPEWLQNITYINPLRYYLIIVRGIFLKDIPIIEIIWQTWPMLVIAAITLSSASILFRRRLE from the coding sequence ATGAGAGCATGGTTAAGAATAAAAGCCCTCATCATTAAAGAGCTTTTAGCAATTTTACATGACCGAAAAAGCCGATTTGTACTTTTAGGGCCACCACTTTTTCAATTATTTATTTTTTCAACTGCTGCAACGTTAGATGTCCGCAACGTTGATCTTGCAGTATTGAATTACGATAGTGGGTATCATTCAGCGGAAGTAATAGAGCGGATACGCGCGGCTAAGCCTACAATTCGCCAAATTCAACCGGTCAATAGTTTTGCGGAAATTGATCGATTAATTGATGAGCAGAAAATAGCTGGTGCAGTTATTTTTAACAATGATTTTTCAAGACGTATAGACCAACGGTTACCTGGACAGGTACAACTTATTCTTGATGGAAGAAAATCCAATACAACTCAGATAGTCTATGGCTATTTAAATGAAATAATCAATGGTATTAACCAAGAAATTGCAATTGAACGGCGAATACTACAAAAACTTCCAGAAACCAAACCACTTTACTGGTTTAATCAAAACCTAGTCTTTCAATGGTTTCTCGTACCCAATCTCGTTGCTAGTATTGCGCTCTTGATTGGTGTTAGTGTCACCGCCTTATCTATTGCCCGCGAGCGCGAAAATGGCACTTTTGACCAATTGCTAGTCTCGCCCCTCAAAGCGCATGAAATACTCATTGGTAAAACCATTCCACCGATGATTATTGGTTTTTTTCAACTTTGCCTATTTGTTGCGGTTGCCTTAATTGTCTTCCACGTGCCCATGCGCGGTTCACTTATAGCCTTACTTATAACTGGTATTATATTTTTGTTAGCCGTTGCGGGGATCGGCTTGTTCATATCAGCCATGGCACGTACCCAACAACAAGCAATTTTAGGGGCTTTTATGTTTTTGGTGCCAGCAATGCTATTATCGGGCTTTGCAACGCCGCTCGAAAATATGCCCGAATGGCTACAAAATATTACCTATATTAATCCGCTACGTTATTATCTTATCATTGTTCGCGGAATATTTTTAAAAGATATACCAATTATCGAAATAATTTGGCAAACTTGGCCGATGCTGGTTATTGCGGCAATTACCCTTAGTTCAGCTTCCATTCTTTTCCGCAGGCGGTTAGAATAA
- the rpsP gene encoding 30S ribosomal protein S16 produces MSLKIRLARAGSKKRPYYHIVVADVRSPRDGRFIEKVGAWNPMLPKDGERVQLVTERIQHWISQGAQPTDRVLRFLNDAGLAKRDARSNPKKGEPGKKAVERIAMAKQAEEDAAAKAAAAAEAAATAE; encoded by the coding sequence ATGTCTTTAAAAATTCGTTTGGCCCGTGCAGGTTCAAAAAAGCGTCCTTACTACCATATCGTAGTAGCTGATGTTCGTAGCCCACGCGATGGCCGTTTCATTGAAAAAGTTGGTGCATGGAATCCTATGCTTCCTAAGGATGGCGAGCGCGTTCAATTGGTAACAGAGCGCATTCAACATTGGATTTCACAAGGCGCACAGCCAACAGATCGCGTTCTTCGTTTCTTGAACGATGCTGGTCTTGCAAAGCGTGATGCCCGTAGCAATCCTAAAAAAGGTGAGCCAGGTAAAAAAGCTGTTGAGCGTATTGCAATGGCGAAACAAGCTGAAGAAGACGCAGCAGCAAAAGCTGCTGCTGCCGCAGAAGCTGCTGCAACAGCTGAATAA
- a CDS encoding chorismate mutase: MSENEIPAELASLRASIDNFDAALIHILAERFRCTKAVGVLKAERNLPAADPNREKRQIERLRKLAEESHLDPDFAEKFLNFIVREVIRHHEDTAARIGG; this comes from the coding sequence ATGAGTGAGAATGAAATTCCTGCAGAACTCGCAAGTCTTAGAGCATCAATTGATAATTTTGATGCCGCGCTTATTCATATTCTTGCCGAGCGTTTTCGGTGCACTAAAGCAGTTGGGGTTTTAAAGGCAGAGCGCAATTTACCTGCCGCTGACCCGAACCGCGAAAAAAGACAGATTGAACGTTTGCGTAAATTAGCTGAAGAATCACACCTTGATCCTGATTTTGCGGAAAAGTTTTTAAATTTCATCGTGCGTGAAGTAATTCGTCATCATGAAGATACCGCTGCCCGTATTGGCGGCTAA
- the ffh gene encoding signal recognition particle protein — translation MFESLQERLSSIFDNLTGRGALSEQDVTSALREVRRALIEADVALDVVRSFTDRVRNKAVGAEVLKSIKPGQMVVKIVHDELVDMLGSEGVGIDLNAPSPVVIMMVGLQGSGKTTTSAKIAKRLTDKQGKKVLMASLDTRRPAAQEQLRQLGEQTGVATLPIINGQSPVDIASRAVQAARLGGHDVVILDTAGRTHIDEPLMVEMAEIKAKSAPHEILLVADSLTGQDAVNLARSFDERVGITGIVLTRMDGDGRGGAALSMRAVTGKPIKAIATGEKMDALEEFHPKRIADRILGMGDIVSLVEKAAEHIDAERAAAMAKKMQAGKFDLNDLAEQIGQMKKMGGMGGIMGMMPGMGKMKDQMAAAGFDENIFNRQLAIISSMTKQERANPDILKHSRKQRIAKGSGTSAADINKLLKMHRGMADMMKAMGGKGGGGMMKRLMGGLGSKLGLGGGMPDLGSLDPKQLEALQKQAEAAGLGKNSGLPNLGGKAGGLPGLGGLPKPGGLPGLGGGLPKKK, via the coding sequence ATGTTTGAATCATTGCAGGAGCGTTTAAGTTCCATTTTTGATAATCTGACAGGGCGTGGCGCTCTTTCAGAACAAGATGTGACAAGCGCATTGCGCGAAGTGCGCCGTGCCTTGATTGAAGCTGACGTTGCCCTTGATGTTGTGCGCTCCTTTACCGATCGTGTTCGCAATAAAGCCGTTGGCGCAGAGGTTTTAAAATCAATCAAGCCTGGCCAGATGGTGGTCAAGATTGTTCATGACGAGCTCGTGGATATGCTTGGTTCTGAAGGCGTTGGTATTGATTTAAATGCGCCTTCACCAGTTGTTATTATGATGGTTGGTTTGCAAGGTTCTGGTAAAACCACCACATCAGCAAAAATTGCAAAACGCCTTACCGATAAGCAGGGCAAAAAAGTGTTGATGGCTTCGCTTGATACACGTCGTCCAGCCGCGCAAGAACAATTGCGTCAATTGGGCGAGCAAACAGGCGTTGCGACCTTGCCTATTATTAACGGTCAATCACCAGTTGATATTGCATCGCGTGCAGTCCAAGCAGCCCGTCTTGGCGGACATGATGTGGTGATTCTTGATACTGCTGGTCGTACCCATATTGATGAGCCATTAATGGTGGAAATGGCCGAGATCAAGGCCAAGTCTGCGCCCCATGAAATTTTGCTGGTTGCCGATAGTTTAACTGGTCAAGATGCAGTTAATCTTGCGCGCTCATTTGATGAGCGTGTTGGTATTACTGGTATCGTCCTTACCCGTATGGATGGTGATGGTCGCGGTGGTGCGGCGCTTTCGATGCGTGCTGTGACTGGTAAACCAATTAAAGCCATTGCCACTGGCGAAAAAATGGATGCTTTGGAAGAGTTTCATCCAAAGCGTATTGCTGACCGCATTTTGGGCATGGGCGATATTGTATCGCTGGTTGAAAAAGCTGCCGAGCATATTGATGCTGAGCGTGCGGCTGCCATGGCCAAAAAAATGCAGGCTGGCAAGTTTGATCTTAATGATCTTGCCGAGCAAATTGGCCAAATGAAAAAAATGGGCGGCATGGGCGGCATTATGGGTATGATGCCTGGGATGGGCAAAATGAAGGACCAAATGGCTGCCGCTGGTTTTGATGAAAATATTTTTAATCGGCAATTGGCGATCATTTCTTCAATGACCAAGCAAGAACGCGCTAATCCTGATATTTTGAAGCATAGCCGTAAACAGCGTATCGCCAAGGGTTCAGGAACATCTGCTGCTGATATCAACAAGTTGTTAAAAATGCATCGTGGTATGGCTGATATGATGAAAGCCATGGGCGGCAAAGGTGGTGGTGGCATGATGAAACGCCTTATGGGTGGGCTTGGTAGCAAGCTTGGCCTTGGCGGTGGTATGCCCGATCTTGGTTCTCTTGACCCTAAGCAGTTGGAAGCATTGCAAAAGCAGGCAGAAGCTGCAGGTCTTGGTAAAAATAGCGGTTTACCTAATTTGGGTGGTAAAGCCGGTGGTTTGCCCGGCCTTGGCGGTTTGCCAAAGCCAGGTGGTCTTCCAGGGCTTGGCGGTGGTTTGCCTAAAAAGAAATAA
- a CDS encoding lytic transglycosylase domain-containing protein — translation MRKLLRNRFSLASIAALGLTLMIGTTAAMASPKCGNTSAGFANWLSETTKDVKAKGYGSKALNALANVRYAQATINADRNQHSFKLSLEQFMQKRGSSTIVARGKTLKKQNAALFDRIEKKYGVPAGPLLAIWGMETSFGNYMGKQHTLSAVSTLAYDCRRSDFFTDQLYAALTLVDRGDFDPKSVGAMHGEIGQTQFLPVNVLKYGVDGDGNGHIDMIRSRADALASTANFLKGHGWKAGLGYQQGEPNFKAIEGWNKASVYQRAIAIMGKQIDGQ, via the coding sequence ATGAGAAAATTGTTGCGCAACCGCTTTAGTCTGGCCAGCATTGCTGCCCTTGGTTTAACCCTTATGATCGGCACCACCGCTGCAATGGCGTCACCAAAATGCGGCAATACATCCGCTGGCTTTGCCAATTGGCTAAGTGAAACAACTAAAGACGTCAAAGCCAAAGGTTACGGCAGCAAGGCACTTAATGCTCTTGCCAATGTACGCTATGCACAAGCCACCATTAATGCTGACCGCAACCAACATTCTTTTAAATTAAGCCTTGAGCAATTTATGCAAAAACGCGGATCTAGCACCATTGTTGCCCGCGGAAAAACTTTAAAGAAGCAAAATGCGGCATTGTTTGATCGAATTGAAAAGAAATATGGCGTGCCAGCAGGTCCATTATTAGCAATTTGGGGTATGGAAACGAGTTTTGGCAATTACATGGGCAAACAGCACACGCTTTCTGCGGTTTCAACCCTTGCTTATGATTGCCGCCGCTCGGATTTCTTTACTGATCAGCTTTACGCAGCCTTAACCCTTGTCGATCGTGGTGATTTTGATCCAAAATCCGTCGGCGCTATGCATGGCGAAATTGGCCAAACACAGTTTCTACCAGTTAATGTCTTGAAATATGGCGTGGATGGTGATGGCAATGGCCATATTGATATGATCCGATCACGTGCAGATGCCTTGGCATCAACCGCCAATTTCCTTAAAGGCCATGGTTGGAAAGCTGGCCTTGGCTACCAACAGGGCGAGCCAAATTTTAAGGCCATTGAAGGCTGGAATAAAGCATCGGTTTACCAGCGCGCTATCGCCATTATGGGCAAACAAATTGACGGCCAATAA
- a CDS encoding SulP family inorganic anion transporter: MKTRGFATIRHEWLGNIRGDVLSGTVVALALIPEAIGFALIAGVDPKVGLYAAFSICFLTSIFGGRPGMISGATAAVAVLFVVLVKDHGVQYLFAATILAGLLQMLFGLLKISALMRFISQPVMNGFVNALAILIFMAQLPELLGQNAKPLTFIMVGVGLLILYLFPRLTKAIPAPLVCIIVLTAAAYYLNLDVRTVGQMGDIPESLPVFAIPSVPFTFETLIIIFPYALAAALVGLLESLMTTNIVDELTDTYGNKTRECIGQGIANSVTGFFGGMAGCAMIGQSMINVKSGGRGRLSSCFAGLFLLFLILILNDLVAIIPTTALVAVMVMVSIGTFSWSSVKNIPRNPVTSSLVMLVVVAAVVYTHNLAIGVIAGVILSALFFAWKIARLMTITSNLSNDGRSRTYHIDGQLFFVSVSGFARAFDFGEVLDKVIIDVSRAHIWDLSAVTAIDQVVLKFRREGAEVELIGMNTASELIIKKHAVHDKENGKLPAGH, translated from the coding sequence TTGAAAACTCGTGGTTTTGCTACCATTCGTCATGAATGGCTGGGCAATATTCGCGGCGATGTGCTTTCCGGCACGGTTGTCGCTCTTGCCCTTATTCCTGAAGCGATTGGTTTTGCCCTTATTGCTGGCGTTGACCCAAAGGTCGGTCTTTATGCCGCTTTTTCAATTTGTTTTTTAACCTCTATTTTTGGTGGCCGCCCCGGCATGATTTCCGGCGCGACTGCGGCTGTCGCGGTGCTTTTTGTCGTTCTCGTCAAGGATCACGGCGTCCAATATCTTTTTGCCGCAACAATTCTTGCGGGCCTTTTGCAAATGCTATTTGGGCTCCTAAAAATTAGCGCATTAATGCGCTTTATTTCCCAACCAGTGATGAATGGATTTGTCAATGCCTTGGCAATTTTGATTTTCATGGCGCAATTGCCAGAATTACTGGGGCAAAATGCCAAGCCCCTAACTTTCATCATGGTTGGCGTTGGCTTGCTTATTCTCTACCTCTTTCCGCGCCTCACTAAGGCAATCCCTGCCCCATTGGTTTGCATTATCGTGTTGACTGCCGCCGCCTATTATCTCAATCTTGACGTAAGGACGGTTGGGCAAATGGGAGATATTCCTGAAAGCTTGCCCGTTTTTGCCATTCCAAGTGTTCCCTTTACCTTTGAAACACTCATTATTATTTTTCCCTATGCTTTGGCGGCTGCTCTTGTTGGCTTGCTTGAATCCTTGATGACCACCAATATTGTTGATGAATTAACCGATACTTATGGTAATAAAACCCGTGAATGTATTGGCCAAGGCATTGCTAATTCGGTGACTGGTTTTTTTGGCGGCATGGCAGGCTGCGCCATGATTGGTCAATCAATGATCAACGTGAAAAGTGGTGGACGCGGTCGCCTTTCATCATGCTTTGCCGGCCTATTCTTATTATTTCTCATATTAATTTTGAATGATCTGGTGGCGATAATCCCAACAACTGCCCTTGTCGCCGTGATGGTCATGGTATCTATCGGTACATTTTCATGGTCTTCGGTTAAAAACATTCCTCGCAATCCTGTAACGTCTTCATTGGTTATGCTTGTGGTGGTTGCAGCTGTCGTTTACACCCATAACCTTGCCATTGGGGTTATTGCTGGCGTTATTTTGTCAGCACTATTTTTTGCTTGGAAAATTGCCCGCTTGATGACCATTACTTCAAACCTTAGCAATGATGGCCGTAGCCGTACCTATCATATTGACGGGCAATTATTCTTTGTATCCGTATCAGGATTTGCCCGAGCGTTTGATTTTGGAGAAGTATTGGATAAGGTGATCATTGATGTGTCACGCGCTCATATCTGGGATCTTTCCGCTGTCACGGCCATTGACCAAGTTGTGCTAAAATTTAGACGCGAAGGGGCAGAAGTGGAGCTGATTGGTATGAATACGGCAAGCGAACTTATCATCAAAAAACATGCCGTTCATGATAAGGAAAATGGTAAACTACCGGCTGGACACTAG
- a CDS encoding universal stress protein, with protein MTHILSLIDSSIYGPSVCDLSSWIATRLDATVELVHVIDKSETHEQLTDLSGSIGLGARSALLNKLSDLDAERAQLANKHGRVLLDEAKERLEKSGVQNITTNLRHGTLLDVMEDLGKKADYIILGKRGEGADFIKLRLGSNVEDVVRSNQNPTLLAARQFKPISSFLVSYDASAAIERAIDYLCQTPLLKSLSCHLIMAGSENDKDFDKLNAAAVKLVSAGFDVKADIINGAAGPVIKNRVEKDNIDLLIMGAYSHSRLKQFFVGSTTTELIRGCLIPVMLFS; from the coding sequence ATGACCCATATTCTTTCACTCATTGACAGCTCCATCTACGGTCCCAGCGTTTGTGACTTGTCCAGTTGGATAGCTACGCGCCTTGATGCAACCGTCGAGCTTGTTCATGTTATCGATAAAAGCGAAACGCACGAACAATTAACTGATTTAAGTGGCTCCATCGGTCTTGGCGCACGCAGTGCCTTGCTCAACAAACTATCTGACCTTGACGCGGAACGCGCACAGCTTGCTAATAAGCATGGCCGTGTCCTTCTTGATGAAGCAAAAGAGCGACTTGAAAAAAGTGGCGTTCAAAATATAACCACGAATTTGCGTCATGGCACTTTACTTGATGTCATGGAGGATTTAGGCAAAAAAGCCGATTACATTATTCTTGGCAAGCGCGGTGAAGGCGCTGATTTTATCAAGCTGCGGCTTGGCTCTAATGTTGAAGATGTGGTACGTAGTAACCAGAACCCTACTCTGCTGGCGGCGCGACAATTTAAACCAATCAGCAGTTTTTTAGTGTCTTATGATGCAAGTGCTGCGATTGAACGCGCCATTGACTATCTATGTCAAACGCCGCTGCTTAAATCTCTTAGTTGCCACCTTATTATGGCAGGAAGTGAAAACGATAAGGATTTTGACAAGTTAAATGCAGCAGCGGTCAAACTGGTTTCAGCTGGCTTTGATGTTAAAGCCGACATTATTAATGGTGCTGCAGGTCCAGTTATTAAAAACCGCGTTGAAAAAGATAATATTGATCTTCTCATTATGGGCGCTTATAGCCACTCGCGTTTAAAGCAATTTTTTGTTGGCTCAACCACCACGGAACTTATTCGTGGTTGCCTTATCCCGGTTATGCTTTTTAGCTAA
- the leuB gene encoding 3-isopropylmalate dehydrogenase, with amino-acid sequence MAARKLFLLPGDGIGIETMAEVRKIITYMTNELDLDFVCEEGLVGGSAYDAHGVAISDDDMVRALNADAVLFGAVGGPKWDNVPYDKRPEAGLLRLRKDLGLFANLRPAICYPALANASSLKPELVEGLDILIVRELTGGVYFGEPKEIIDLGNGEQRAIDTQVYDTYEIERIAAVAFDLARTRGNRVTSMEKRNVMKSGVLWHQVVNATHKDRFSDVVLEHMLADAGGMQLVRAPKQFDVIVTDNLFGDLLSDVAAMLTGSLGMLPSASLGAPDENTGARKAMYEPVHGSAPDIAGKGIANPIAMIASLAMCLRYSFSLNAEAAKLEKAISRTLDDGLRTSDIYSDGMRKVSTSEMGDAILNHFKTIIA; translated from the coding sequence ATGGCTGCAAGAAAATTATTTCTCTTACCAGGTGACGGTATTGGTATTGAAACTATGGCCGAGGTGCGTAAAATTATCACCTACATGACCAATGAGCTTGATCTGGATTTCGTTTGCGAAGAGGGGCTTGTTGGCGGATCAGCCTATGACGCCCATGGTGTTGCAATTTCTGATGATGATATGGTGCGCGCATTAAATGCTGATGCGGTTTTATTTGGTGCAGTCGGTGGCCCAAAATGGGATAACGTTCCTTACGACAAACGCCCTGAAGCTGGTCTCCTACGTCTTCGCAAAGATCTTGGCCTTTTTGCCAATTTGCGTCCTGCTATTTGTTATCCAGCCCTTGCTAATGCATCTTCATTAAAGCCCGAATTGGTAGAAGGCCTTGATATTTTAATCGTGCGCGAATTAACTGGTGGTGTTTATTTTGGTGAGCCAAAGGAAATTATTGACCTTGGCAATGGCGAACAACGCGCGATTGATACACAAGTTTATGATACATATGAAATTGAGCGAATTGCAGCAGTAGCATTTGACCTTGCCCGCACACGCGGCAACCGCGTTACTTCAATGGAAAAACGCAATGTCATGAAGTCAGGCGTTTTATGGCATCAAGTGGTCAATGCTACTCATAAAGATCGTTTTAGCGATGTGGTGCTTGAACATATGTTGGCTGATGCTGGCGGCATGCAGCTTGTGCGTGCACCTAAGCAATTTGATGTGATTGTAACCGATAATCTTTTTGGTGATCTTTTATCTGATGTTGCAGCTATGCTCACCGGTTCTCTTGGCATGCTGCCATCAGCTTCGCTTGGTGCGCCGGATGAAAATACTGGTGCTCGCAAGGCTATGTATGAACCAGTGCATGGTTCAGCCCCTGATATTGCTGGTAAAGGTATTGCCAATCCAATTGCGATGATTGCATCTCTTGCTATGTGTCTTCGTTATTCTTTCTCGCTTAATGCAGAAGCTGCTAAGCTTGAAAAAGCAATTTCACGTACATTGGATGATGGTCTTCGCACCAGCGATATTTATTCTGATGGTATGCGTAAAGTTTCCACCAGCGAAATGGGGGATGCAATCCTTAACCATTTCAAGACAATCATTGCTTAA
- a CDS encoding class I SAM-dependent methyltransferase: MEIDNILSKLYADHNGKISDKWSIYIKTYHNQLSSYQDKDINMLEVGIQNGGSLEIWAKYFKNAGVILGCDIDPKCANLKFDDTRINVLVGDISKPSTKERISATCTEFDIIIDDGSHKSSDIIATFCSYFPDLKDGGLFIIEDLHCSYWKNYEGGLLDRHSAIEFLKLLIDVVNFEHWGLPLNRTAPIAHFLKDLNLSISEETLSHIHSIQFINSLCIIKKAIPTDNELGKRVVAGLEALVDSEVLEHNNTKLKAPNEEVGVSRLKFFKKNRPILPF, translated from the coding sequence ATGGAAATTGATAATATATTATCTAAGCTATATGCAGATCATAATGGAAAAATATCCGACAAATGGTCTATATATATAAAGACTTATCACAACCAACTCAGTTCCTATCAAGACAAAGATATCAATATGCTTGAAGTGGGGATTCAAAATGGTGGTTCCCTAGAAATATGGGCCAAATATTTTAAAAATGCCGGCGTTATTCTTGGCTGTGATATTGATCCCAAATGTGCAAATTTGAAGTTTGATGATACTAGAATCAATGTGCTGGTTGGTGACATAAGTAAACCTTCAACGAAAGAACGTATTTCCGCAACTTGCACAGAATTCGATATTATCATTGATGATGGCTCTCACAAATCGTCTGACATAATTGCTACATTTTGTAGTTATTTTCCCGATCTTAAAGATGGTGGTCTATTTATTATTGAAGATCTGCATTGCAGTTATTGGAAAAATTATGAAGGAGGTCTATTAGATCGCCACTCGGCAATTGAGTTCTTAAAACTATTAATAGATGTGGTAAACTTTGAACATTGGGGCCTTCCATTAAATAGAACTGCTCCCATAGCACATTTTTTAAAAGATTTAAATTTAAGTATCAGCGAAGAAACCTTATCACATATTCATTCTATACAGTTTATTAACTCCCTATGTATTATCAAAAAAGCAATTCCCACGGATAATGAACTTGGAAAACGCGTTGTTGCAGGACTAGAAGCATTGGTGGATTCAGAAGTGTTAGAGCATAATAACACGAAGTTAAAAG